The genomic region AGCGGACGCGCCGACCCGAGCGTGACCGAGCATGGGCTGCGCGCCTGGGCCACGCTCACCGAGGGGCCGGGCTCGCGTCACGACTTCGACGGCGACCATTTCTATATCGAGCGGCACGCGGCGGCGCTCGCCGCGCTCACGCTCGAGACCGCGAACGAGCCGATCCGCTGATCGTCGAATCGCCGAGTCGCTGCTTCTGCCCGGGACCGCCGGGTCCGGCCGTGCATCGCAGGCCGGGCCCGGCCACCCGCTCTCCCATCCGCCTGCCTCCTTTCCCATCACGAGACGCGTTCCCATGAGCCTGCGTTCGAATCCCTCATCGTCCATCGTCTGGATCCTGGTACCCGTCGTCATGCTGGGGCAGCTGTCGATGGATCTCTACCTGCCCGCGCTCGATGTGTTGCGCGACGCGCTCGGCGCGACGCCCAACCAGCTGCAGCTAACGCTGAGCGCCTTCGTGGTCTCGCTGGGTGCCACCCAGTTCGCGATCGGCGAGCTGGCCCGCCGTATCGGCCGTGGCCAAGCGATCCGCTTCGCGCTGGTGGCCTTCACGCTGGCCACGGCCGGCTGCGCCGCGACCTCGTCGATCGCGCTGTTCATCGCCTGCCGGGTCGTGCAGGGCGCCGCCGCCGCGATCTGCGTCTCGCTTTCGTATGCGGCGATCGCCGACCAGGCGCGTGACCGCGCCGACAACCTGCGCGGCACCACGCTGTTGACGGTCGCGATCACGGCCGCACCGCTGGCCGGGCCGGTGGTCGGCTCGCAGGCACTACAGCTGGGCGGCTCGTGGCGCGCGGTGTTCCTGCTGCTGCTGGCGATCTCGGTGGCGACCATGGTGTTTTTCGCGCGACAGCCGTTGGCGCGTTTCGGGGTTCGCGGCCTGGATGCCCGGCAGCCTTCGCGCGAGGTCTATCTGCGCATCCTCGGTGCATCGCGCTTCTGGCGCCACGCGCTGCTCTGCGCGATCGGCACGACCATCAACTTCTGTTTCTTCTCGTTCCTGCCCGGCATCCTGTTCGGCAGCTACGGTCTGAGCCAGAACGAATTCTCGATCGCGTTCTGTTGCTGCGGCGTGTTCGAGATTGCCGGTTCGCTGCTCGCGCCTCCCGCCGGCCGCCGCTTCGGCGAGGCCCGCCGCACCCGGCTCGCCTGTGCCTGCGCCTTGCTGGGCGGGCTCGCGGTGGCCGCCACGGCTAGCCTTTGCACGGCGGTCGTGCCGGTCATCGCGGCCTTTGCGCTGGTGATGTTCGGCACCGGCATGCTGATCGCGCCGAATTTCGCCGCCGCCTTGTATCCGTTCCGCGAGCATGCGGACCAGGCATCGACGATCTGCAGCGTGCAGCAGTTCATGATCGCGGCCGGCGTGGCCAGTTGCGCGACGCTGATGCAATGGCAGTCGGCTTCGGCGCTCGGCTTGCTGATCGCCGCCGTCGCGACGCTGGCCCTCGCCATCGGCTTCGCGCCGATGGTTGTCGCCCCCGAGGCCGGCCTGCCGGGCGGCGCCGAGCAGCCGGTGGCGAGCCGGGGCGGTGAGGTTTCCGGGTGAGTGAAGCGGAGCCGCCAAGGCGGGCGAGGTGAGGCGCGGCGCCGGCTGCTTGCCGCGGCTCGACGAGTCGGGCGCCGGGCCAGCGCAGGCCGCCAGGCTGGCAGGCGCGGCGAGGGCTCTATGGGCGACTTCGGTCAGGCGTCCGGCATGCTGGCCGAAACCGGCCGAAGAGTGGGAGGAAGGGCAAAGGCGGGACGGGAAGGGAAGGGGCGCCGGGCCGGCAGCGAACACGGCCCGGCGCCCGGGTATCGGACGCCGGTCTGGCGGCCCGATTACTGGAAGAACGGAGCCTGTCCGGTCACCATCACGCGGCGCATGATGCGATTGCCGACCGGGACGTGCGGGGAATTGGTGTGGATCACCGAGGCGTTGTCCCAGATCACCAGTTCACCGGCCGTGTAGCGGTGACGGTAGATGAAGTCCTCGTTCAGGCAGTGCGCGAAGACCTGCTCCAGCAGCGCCTCGCTCTGCTCGGGCGAATACCCCTCCACGCTGTCGGTATGGGCCCAGTTGACGAAGATCGAGCGGCGCAGCGACTCCGGGTGGACGCGGATGGCGGGATGCGAGACGGTCGGCTTGAAGTCGTCGGCGGCGATGTTGAGGTCGAAGCCGATCTTGCGGCAGCGCTTCACCAGGCTGCCGTCCAGGCTGAAGACGGCATTGCGGCCGTCGAGCGCGGCCTTCAGGTGCTCGGGCAGCGTGTCGTAGGCGCGAAACATGTTGGCGAACCAGGTGTCGCCATGCTGCTCGGGCACCGACTCGGCATAGAACAGCGTCATCTTCGCGGGCCGCTCCAGGTAGCAGAGGTCGGAATGCCAGAGCTGGAACGGCGGCGTCGGATAACCGAGCGGCTTGCCGTCGGTGGTCACGTTCGAGACCACCGTTATTTCCGGGTAGGGCGAGGTGTTGGTCGTCATCGGATGCGGCTCGAGCTCGCCGAAATTGCGGCTCATCGCGATTTGCTGCTCGCTCGACATGGACATGTCGGGAAACACCAGCATCTGATGCTCGGTGAGCAGGCCGACGATATCGTCGCGCGTGCGCGCGGACAACGGGCGGGTCAGGTCGATGCCGCGAACTTCGGCACCGAGCGCCGGTGACAAGGGAATGACTTTCATTCGGGAATCCTGGCTGGCAGATGAGGCAGGAGGGGGAGAAACAGCTGGGACAAGGATCTGGCACGGCGCGCGACGCAGCGGGGCGGAGCCGGGCTGGCCGCGCCGCGCGCCACGCTCATGCCTCGACGCTCTGCATGAAGGGCAGGCCGCGTGCGTTGCAGGTGACGCGGCGGTTGTGGTCGAAATGATCCTCGCCGGACACCAGCACCACGCCGTACTTGTCGAGCCGAACCTCGCTGCCGTACTCGCTGACGGTATCGGTGTCGGGGTAGATCTGCACCGAGGTCGGCACATAGCGGCAGGCGTAGCCGAGGCGGGTGCGATCCTTGGTGGAGTTCGGGAACGAGGAGTGCATCAGCGTCGACCAGAAGATCACGAATTCGCCGGCCTTCATCTTGAGCGACACGGCGGCGTTTTCGTCCGGCCTCCAGTCCGGATCCTTCTGCAGGCTGCGATAGTCGTAGCCGAAAAAGCCACGCTTGATGCCGTCCTTCTCCAGCGCGTTGATGTTCGACGGATCGAAGGCCATCTTCTTCGCCTCGTCGTAGAACATCTCCTCATGGGTGCCGGGCACGAAGCGCAGGCAGCCGTTTTCCTCGTCGCAGTCGGTGAGCGCGGTCCAGACCGTGATGGCGCCGCCGAAACGGCCGTCGCCTGGCCACACCACCTGCGGCTTGCCGGAGGCATGCGCGAAGGTGTCGGCCTGGTGCCAGTCGGTGCCCTCGTCGCCCGGATACTTCGGGAACATCTCGGAGCGCCAGCAGATGAGATCCGGGCCAAGGATCGCATTGAGCTTTTGCACGATCTCCGGACGCGTGACGTGCTCGCTGAGCAGGTTCACGTCGAGGTGGCGATCGTAGTTCGCAATCGGGCTCGTGGCGGGCAGATCGTAGATCGCGTATTCGCGATCGAACAGCTGCGAGCGGATCTGGCGGTAGCGCTCGCGTGCCTCGTCTTCCGAATACAGCTTGAACGGGCCCAGATAGCCTTGTTCTCGGAAACGCGCGATGTCCTCGGGCGTCAGTTTGAATTGTGACATGGGAGTGCCTCCTCGGATGGTAACGGGTGTTGCGGAAAACGGCCGGATGCGCCGCCGGCGCTCATGCCGCGCTGGCGGCGTCGCGGTAGGCGTTGGCCCAGCCGTCGATCGACGGCGCGGCCATCAGCTTGCTGGTCGCGACCTGCAGCGAAAGCTGCTCCTCGATGCGCAGTTGCAGCTCGACGACGGTGAGCGAACTGACGCCTCGATCGAAGAAATCCTCGCCGGGGGCGAGGTCGGGCAACTTCAACAGCTCGCGGCAAGTCGCCTGGATGGTTTCGGTGATATCGATGGTGTTGGTCATAGCTTCTCTCCGGATAGGCAGGGGCTCGTCATGCAGCCGGCACGCGGTGCCGGTCGAGCTTGCCGTTGGCGTTCAACGGCAGGTGGGAATGGATATGGATCTCGTCGGGAATCTGGAACGGCGGCACGCGCTTGCGCAGCTCGCGGCGCACGAAGGCCTGCTGCTCGGGGCCGGCATCGGCGGCCTGCAGGGTCGCGGTGAGCCGCCGCTCGCCGAGCGTGTCCTCCGATACCGAGACGATCGCCTCTTCCACGCCTGGAATCGTCGCGATCACTTTCTGCAGTTCGTCGAGCGAGACGCGATAGCCGCGAATCTTCACCAGCCGGTCCTTGCGACCGAGGAATTCGACCACGCCGTCATGCCCGCGCCGTACCCGGTCGCCGGTGCGATACAGCAGGCCGTGCTGGTGCGGCCAGGTGAGGAACGCGGCACGCGTCGCCTCGGGGGCGTTCAGATAACCGAGCGCGACACCGGCGCCGCCCACGCAGAGCTCGCCTTCCGTGCCGTCGGGCACCGGCTGCAGCGCTTCGTCGAGCACCCACAGCGTGGTGCCCGTGATCGCGCGGCCGATCGGCACGGAGCCTTGCGGGCGCTCGGCATTGCGCATCACGTGGCAGCAGGTGAAGGTAGTGTTCTCGGTCGGCCCGTAGCCGTTGACGAGGATGATCCCGGGGTGGGCGTCGAATACCGCGTGGACCGCTTTCGCGTGCAGCACGTCGCCGCCCGCCAGCAGTACCCGCACGCCGTCGAGCAGCCGCACGAAGCGGCGCGCCACCAGATGGAACAGCGCAGCGGTCAGCCACATCACCGTCACGCGCTGCTCGGCCACCAGCCGGCCGACCGCGTTCGGATCGAAGCCCGGCTCCTGGTAGACCGCGAGCCGCGCGCCGTTGAGCAGCGCGCCCCAGATCTCGAAGGTCGAGGCGTCGAAGGTGATGGGCGAGAGCAGCGCGAGCGTATCGGTCGCGTCGATCCGGATGTAGTTGGTGTCGCGCACCAGACGTACCACGCCCCGATGCGGCACGATCACGCCCTTCGGGCGGCCCGTGCTGCCCGAAGTGAACATCACGTAGACCGGCGCTTCGCCGTCGTGGCCTGCATCCACCACGGGGGCGTCGGCGTCGCGCGCGGCAGCGAGATCGTGCGCCTCGATGAGCCGTGCCGCCTCGCCCAGCGCCGCGCCTTCGCCAGGACGCACCAGCGCGTAGCGCGCGCCGCTATCGAGCGCGTAGGCGTGCAGGACCGGTGCGGCATAGGACGGATCCACCGGGACGAACGCCGCGCCCGTCTTGGCCACGGCGAGCATCGCGATTACCGCGTCGAGCGAGCGCGGCAGGCACAGCAGCACGCGATCGAGCGGCCTGACCCCCGCCTCGACGAGACGCCGCGCGAGATGATCGGCGCAGCGCGCCAGCTGCGCGTAGGTGAGATGCGTGCCGCCACCCGACACGGCGATCGCGCCGGGGTTCAGCCGCGCTTGGGAATCGAACAGCCGGTTGACGCTGACGGAGGTCAAGATGATGAATCTCCCCGAAAAAATAGGATGCCGAATGATGCCCGGTATGAAGCCAGCACCGAACGGCGACCGGAGCAGGGCGGCGCGGCGACGGCGGTCATGCCTGCCCGTCGATGATGGCTGCGCTCATTAGAGACGATGCGATCGGTTTGCAAAACTATGAACTTCTATAGGTCGGAGCCGCCGTGCTCAGCCCTGTAAGAGTTGATAGTTGCCCGTAAGCCTCACTTGATTTTTACTTGCGGTGCCGTCGCGGCCGGTGATTCGCCGGCTCGCGCGGCACCGCATACATCAACTCGAGGGAGCGTCCGGATGGTCACCTGGCTGTTGCAATTGGCATTGATCGTCGCCGCGTGCGGGTGCTTCGGCTGGCTCGCGCAGCGGCTCGGCCAGGCACGAGTGGTCGGCGAGCTGGCGGCGGGTATCGTGCTGGGGCAGGGGGTGCTCGGCGCGGTCGATCCGAGCCTGCAGACGGCCCTGTTCGGGCCGGCCGTGTCGGCCGGGCTCACCCAGCTCGGCGAGGTCGGGGTGATCATGCTGATGTTCCAGATCGGCCTGCATCTGCGACTCGGTGCCGATCCGCGGCGCACCGCGGCGGGCGCGGCACCGCCGGCCGTGAAGGTCGCCGCGATCGGCATGCTGCTGCCATTGGCAGGGGGCTGCGCGATCGGCTGGCTGTCGCACGATACGCTCGCGCCACAGGTCGCGACTTTGCCTTATACGCTGTTTTGCGGCGTGGCCTTGTCGGTTTCGGCGCTGCCGGTGATGGTGCGAATCGTGGCCGACACGGACCTGATCGGCTCGCCGCCGTCCATGCTCGCGCTGTCCGCCGCGATGCTGACCGACCTGGCAGGCTGGGTGATGCTGGCCTTCGTGTCGGCGATCGCGGTGGCCGGGGCCGATCTGTCGAGCGCATGGCGCGTGGTGGCAGGCATCGCCGTGTTCCTCGTGGTGTCGAAGCTCGTCGTGAGGCTCGTGGTGGCGCCGCTGGCCGGCGAGGCGACGCGGCGCGACTCCCCGGGCGCGCTGATGGCCGTCGTCGTGCCCTACGTGACGGTGTCGGCCTGGGCCACCACCGCGATCGGCGTGCACAGTGCGTTCGGCGCGCTGCTCGCCGCCGTGATGCTGCGGGGCGTGCCCGGGCTCCAGGCGCATTGGGAGCGGCAAATCGAGGGTTTCGTCAACGCGGTGCTGCTGCCGGTGTTCTTCGTCTACTCGGGGCTGCAAGTGAGCTTCGAGACCTTCGACGGCGCAACCCAGTGGGGCTGGCTGGTGCCGTTCCTCGCGGTCGCCTTCGTGGGCAAGTTCGGCGGCTCGTACCTGGGCGCGCGCTGGTCCGGGCTGCCGCGACGCGACGCTGCGCTGGTCGGCTCGCTGATGAACACGCGCGGGCTGGTGGAACTGGTCGTGCTGTCGGCCGGGCTGCAGATGCAGGCCCTGTCGCAGGGCGCGTATGCCGTGCTGCTGCTGGTTGCGCTCGCGACCACGGCAATGACCACGCCGTTTGTTCATCTATGGCGCCGCGCGGCGCTGCGTCCGGCCTGAGTGCTGCCGCTGCGATCGCCTTGCAAGGGTTGGCCAGAAAATGATTCGAGAGTCGATATTCGCCGACGACGGGCGCGAGCTGAACGTATTTCGCTCCGCCGTGCGCCCGGGCATGCCGACCGTCGTCGTGGCCCTGCCGTTCGGTGCGCGCCATGCGATGCTGACACGCGCTTACGCGGCGCTGCACGCGCGCTTCGACGTCGTCACTTGGGAGTCGCGGTTCCTGCTCGACGTGGAGCGCGACGACGACACCACCACCTTCGACGCCCGACTGCATGCGCGTGATCTGACGGCCGTGATCCGCGCCACCGCAGCGGCGGGCGGCCCCGCCCGCGCCGACGTGCTGGGCTATTGCTCGGGGGCGGGCGTCGCGCTGCTGGCGGCCCGGCTGGCGCCCGCGGCGATCGCCCGGCTGGTGCTGGTGGGCGGCGAATACCTGCCGTCCGCGGCGCACGCCGAACCCACCGAAATCCAGCGCCAGATGGACATCTTCCTGTCGCTCGCGGCGCGCAGCCGGACGCTGGCGGGTTCGATCCAGGAAAAGCTGGCGGCCAGCGCCGAGCGAACCCGCGGCGAGTTTCAGGTGACCGAGCCGTTCTCGTCTGATCGGCATCTGCATCGCTACGGCATCAACTATCTGGCGTATCGCGCGATCGACATGGCCGAGGTGGCGCGGCAGGTCGCCCATCCTGCGCTCACCGTGGTATCGGGCGCCGACCTGCACGTCGCCCCGGCCGGGTCGATGGCCATCGGCGCCCTGTTGCCGGGCCATGCGGGCAGTGTGGAGGTTGCTGGTGATCACTATGAGCTGTGCCGCGGCAATCCGGAACTCGTCGCGCACATCGGCGCGTTCCTCGATGCGCGCGAGGCCGCGCCTGCCTGAACCGCGGCGCCCGCAGCGGCGAGGCAGGGCGCCGCCGCGCCCTGCCTGCCTCAGAGCATGCCCGTCAGCGCCGCCTTCGCCACGGCCTGGATCTTGTTGGAAGTACCCAGCTTCGACATGATGTTCTTCACGTGGAAGTTCACGGTGCTCTCCGAAATGCTGAGAATTCGCGAGATTTCATAGGCAGTCTTGCCGTCGGCGGTCCACTTCAGCACATCGGTTTCGCGCGACGTGAGATTGGCCTCGGGCTCGCCGGCCGCGGGCAGGAATGGCGCCAGCGCGGCGTGCGCGACATTGGCGAGCCAGTGCACGATGAATTCGTTTCGATCGCGCTCGACCTCATCGATGGCGTCGCCGCCGCGTGCCAGCGACAGGACGCCCAGCGTACCTTCCGCGCCGCGCGTGGCGGAGGACCAGCCGTGCATGAGGCCGAACGACGACGCCTCCTGCCAGAACGCCTGATCCGAGTCGTTGCCCTGCGATGACCACACCACCGGCCGATCG from Burkholderia glumae LMG 2196 = ATCC 33617 harbors:
- a CDS encoding MFS transporter; protein product: MSLRSNPSSSIVWILVPVVMLGQLSMDLYLPALDVLRDALGATPNQLQLTLSAFVVSLGATQFAIGELARRIGRGQAIRFALVAFTLATAGCAATSSIALFIACRVVQGAAAAICVSLSYAAIADQARDRADNLRGTTLLTVAITAAPLAGPVVGSQALQLGGSWRAVFLLLLAISVATMVFFARQPLARFGVRGLDARQPSREVYLRILGASRFWRHALLCAIGTTINFCFFSFLPGILFGSYGLSQNEFSIAFCCCGVFEIAGSLLAPPAGRRFGEARRTRLACACALLGGLAVAATASLCTAVVPVIAAFALVMFGTGMLIAPNFAAALYPFREHADQASTICSVQQFMIAAGVASCATLMQWQSASALGLLIAAVATLALAIGFAPMVVAPEAGLPGGAEQPVASRGGEVSG
- a CDS encoding TauD/TfdA dioxygenase family protein — its product is MKVIPLSPALGAEVRGIDLTRPLSARTRDDIVGLLTEHQMLVFPDMSMSSEQQIAMSRNFGELEPHPMTTNTSPYPEITVVSNVTTDGKPLGYPTPPFQLWHSDLCYLERPAKMTLFYAESVPEQHGDTWFANMFRAYDTLPEHLKAALDGRNAVFSLDGSLVKRCRKIGFDLNIAADDFKPTVSHPAIRVHPESLRRSIFVNWAHTDSVEGYSPEQSEALLEQVFAHCLNEDFIYRHRYTAGELVIWDNASVIHTNSPHVPVGNRIMRRVMVTGQAPFFQ
- a CDS encoding chlorinating enzyme — protein: MSQFKLTPEDIARFREQGYLGPFKLYSEDEARERYRQIRSQLFDREYAIYDLPATSPIANYDRHLDVNLLSEHVTRPEIVQKLNAILGPDLICWRSEMFPKYPGDEGTDWHQADTFAHASGKPQVVWPGDGRFGGAITVWTALTDCDEENGCLRFVPGTHEEMFYDEAKKMAFDPSNINALEKDGIKRGFFGYDYRSLQKDPDWRPDENAAVSLKMKAGEFVIFWSTLMHSSFPNSTKDRTRLGYACRYVPTSVQIYPDTDTVSEYGSEVRLDKYGVVLVSGEDHFDHNRRVTCNARGLPFMQSVEA
- a CDS encoding acyl carrier protein produces the protein MTNTIDITETIQATCRELLKLPDLAPGEDFFDRGVSSLTVVELQLRIEEQLSLQVATSKLMAAPSIDGWANAYRDAASAA
- a CDS encoding amino acid adenylation domain-containing protein; this encodes MTSVSVNRLFDSQARLNPGAIAVSGGGTHLTYAQLARCADHLARRLVEAGVRPLDRVLLCLPRSLDAVIAMLAVAKTGAAFVPVDPSYAAPVLHAYALDSGARYALVRPGEGAALGEAARLIEAHDLAAARDADAPVVDAGHDGEAPVYVMFTSGSTGRPKGVIVPHRGVVRLVRDTNYIRIDATDTLALLSPITFDASTFEIWGALLNGARLAVYQEPGFDPNAVGRLVAEQRVTVMWLTAALFHLVARRFVRLLDGVRVLLAGGDVLHAKAVHAVFDAHPGIILVNGYGPTENTTFTCCHVMRNAERPQGSVPIGRAITGTTLWVLDEALQPVPDGTEGELCVGGAGVALGYLNAPEATRAAFLTWPHQHGLLYRTGDRVRRGHDGVVEFLGRKDRLVKIRGYRVSLDELQKVIATIPGVEEAIVSVSEDTLGERRLTATLQAADAGPEQQAFVRRELRKRVPPFQIPDEIHIHSHLPLNANGKLDRHRVPAA
- a CDS encoding cation:proton antiporter, with the protein product MVTWLLQLALIVAACGCFGWLAQRLGQARVVGELAAGIVLGQGVLGAVDPSLQTALFGPAVSAGLTQLGEVGVIMLMFQIGLHLRLGADPRRTAAGAAPPAVKVAAIGMLLPLAGGCAIGWLSHDTLAPQVATLPYTLFCGVALSVSALPVMVRIVADTDLIGSPPSMLALSAAMLTDLAGWVMLAFVSAIAVAGADLSSAWRVVAGIAVFLVVSKLVVRLVVAPLAGEATRRDSPGALMAVVVPYVTVSAWATTAIGVHSAFGALLAAVMLRGVPGLQAHWERQIEGFVNAVLLPVFFVYSGLQVSFETFDGATQWGWLVPFLAVAFVGKFGGSYLGARWSGLPRRDAALVGSLMNTRGLVELVVLSAGLQMQALSQGAYAVLLLVALATTAMTTPFVHLWRRAALRPA
- a CDS encoding alpha/beta hydrolase produces the protein MIRESIFADDGRELNVFRSAVRPGMPTVVVALPFGARHAMLTRAYAALHARFDVVTWESRFLLDVERDDDTTTFDARLHARDLTAVIRATAAAGGPARADVLGYCSGAGVALLAARLAPAAIARLVLVGGEYLPSAAHAEPTEIQRQMDIFLSLAARSRTLAGSIQEKLAASAERTRGEFQVTEPFSSDRHLHRYGINYLAYRAIDMAEVARQVAHPALTVVSGADLHVAPAGSMAIGALLPGHAGSVEVAGDHYELCRGNPELVAHIGAFLDAREAAPA
- a CDS encoding LuxR family transcriptional regulator, whose protein sequence is MSMQDFLQIWLYEFSRIEKPQHLGATLSRVAAILGYEFVAYGIRRPLPLSNPPSLTVSNYPARWQERYQGLRLAEIDPVARAANASDRPVVWSSQGNDSDQAFWQEASSFGLMHGWSSATRGAEGTLGVLSLARGGDAIDEVERDRNEFIVHWLANVAHAALAPFLPAAGEPEANLTSRETDVLKWTADGKTAYEISRILSISESTVNFHVKNIMSKLGTSNKIQAVAKAALTGML